Below is a genomic region from Paraburkholderia sp. BL23I1N1.
CAGTACGGACCGCACATCGCTGTGTATGCGGGCATTACCAAGAAGTTCTGATCATGACCAACGGATGCTGAAATGAAAGACTGGACGACTTTTCTGGATGCTGTGCAGCTTGGTGGGTGGGTGATCTATCCACTAAGTGTGCTTGCCATCCTCGCGATCACGATTGTGGTCGACCGCGCGTATGTATTTCTGCGCTTTGCCCGTATGCCCGATACAGGTGCGCGGACCCTGGCCGCCGCAGGCGGGTCCTCCGGTCCCCTCATCGAGGGGTTGGATTCGCTGCCAGCGCGACATGTTTTCAGGCGCTTAAGCGTCCCGCTTGCGGACCGTCCAGTTGCGCCTATCTGGTATCGCGAAGCGAAGACCGAAACGCTCGCGGCGACAATCGAGCAGGACATGAGCAAGGGCTTCTGGGTGCTGGAGACGATCGTAACGGCAGCACCGCTCCTTGGATTGCTGGGCACGATCGTGGGCATGATGCATTCATTCCAGCTGTTTGGCGGAAACGGCCTCGTCAATCCGGGCGGTGTCACGGGTGGGGTCGCCCAGTCGCTGGTAGCAACCGCGGTTGGCCTAGTTGTCGCGTTGTTCTCGCTGTTCGCTTTCAACTACTTTTCACGGCGCCTTGAACGACTGATGGACGAACTCGAGTCGTTTGCAAACGAGCGTATCAGCGAGATCCGCCTCGCTTCGGAAGGACAAGGTGCCGCGCCGTGAAGTTTCGTCGCTCTCGCGCCGCGAAGCGTGGTCGCATTGAAATCATCCCGATGATCGACGTCATGTTCTTTCTGCTGGCGACTTTC
It encodes:
- a CDS encoding MotA/TolQ/ExbB proton channel family protein, giving the protein MKDWTTFLDAVQLGGWVIYPLSVLAILAITIVVDRAYVFLRFARMPDTGARTLAAAGGSSGPLIEGLDSLPARHVFRRLSVPLADRPVAPIWYREAKTETLAATIEQDMSKGFWVLETIVTAAPLLGLLGTIVGMMHSFQLFGGNGLVNPGGVTGGVAQSLVATAVGLVVALFSLFAFNYFSRRLERLMDELESFANERISEIRLASEGQGAAP